In Fundulus heteroclitus isolate FHET01 chromosome 8, MU-UCD_Fhet_4.1, whole genome shotgun sequence, a genomic segment contains:
- the ankra2 gene encoding ankyrin repeat family A protein 2 produces MENVAVSAAEGTAGCPLVSEDMEGICVMPDLRAIKTEQSVGPTPDEPSPQNVAMGIKFILPNRFDMNVCSRFVKSLNEEDSKNIQDQVNSDLEVASVLFKAECNIQTSPSPGIQVRHVYTPSTTKHFSPIKQSTTLTNKHRGNEVSSTPLLVHSLSIHQLAAQGEMVFLASRIEQETVINLQDEEGFTPLMWAAAHGQIAVVEFLLQNGADPNLLAKGRESALSLACSKGYTDIVKMLIDCGVDVNEYDWNGGAPLLYAVHGNHVRCVEILLDSGADPTVESDSGFNAMDMAVAMGHRNVQQVMEAHLLKLLMGIRE; encoded by the exons ATGGAAAACGTCGCCGTGTCGGCTGCAGAGGGGACCGCTGGCTGTCCCCTGGTCTCCGAGGACATGGAGGGGATCTGCGTGATGCCCGATCTCAGGGCCATCAAGACTGAGCAGTCGGTGGGTCCGACCCCCGACGAACCGAGCCCTCAAAACGTGGCCATGGGCATCAAGTTCATCCTCCCCAACCGCTTTGACATGAACGTTTGCTCCCGGTTTGTGAAGTCCCTCAACGAGGAGGACAGCAAGAACATCCAGGACCAGGTGAACTCTGACCTGGAGGTGGCCTCTGTTCTATTTAAAG CCGAGTGTAACATCCAGACGTCGCCGTCGCCAGGCATACAGGTCCGACACGTGTACACGCCGTCCACCACCAAGCATTTCTCGCCAATCAAACAGTCCACCACGCTGACCAACAAGCACCGCGGCAACGAGGTTTCCTCCACGCCGCTTCTGGTCCACT CTTTATCCATTCATCAGCTGGCAGCCCAGGGGGAAATGGTGTTTTTGGCCAGTAGAATTGAACAAG AGACGGTGATCAATCTCCAAGACGAGGAAGGTTTCACCCCTCTCATGTGGGCGGCGGCGCACGGACAGATCGCCGTGGTTGAGTTTCTGCTCCAAAAC GGGGCCGACCCAAACCTGCTGGCCAAAGGGAGGGAGAGCGCGCTGTCCCTGGCCTGCAGTAAGGGATACACAGATATCGTGAAGATGCTCATCGACTGCGGCGTGGACGTCAACGAGTACGACTGG AATGGAGGAGCCCCTCTGCTGTATGCTGTCCATGGCAACCATGTGCGCTGTGTTGAGATTTTGCTAG ACAGCGGCGCTGATCCAACTGTGGAGTCGGATTCAGGATTCAACGCGATGGACATGGCTGTGGCTATGGGCCATCgaaacg